The following are encoded together in the Anaerostipes caccae L1-92 genome:
- the hydA gene encoding dihydropyrimidinase encodes MKYLLKNGTFVSGDQMKKADVLIENEKIAKTGPDLNDPEAVVIDVTGKLLFPGFIDAHTHFQLEVAGTVTADNFDTGTRAAIKGGTTTVIDFATQYKGETLEKALENWHMRADGRSSCDYSFHMAISDWNEQTAESMEHMMEEGITSFKLYMTYQDMILNDHDIFMALRKMKEIGGITGVHCENAGMIDALTEEAKKRGDLGADAHPRVRPDGAEAEAVNRLLAIAKEVDIPVIVVHLTCREALDVIERARNSGQTVFAETCPQYLLLDESFYERREDGRNYVCSPPLRKKEHQEVLWEGLRTGKIQTVSTDHCSFTVEQKNMGKDDFTRIPNGMPGVETRAVLLYTYGVGSGRLTPQQMCRLLSENPAKLYGLYPEKGCIIEGSDADIAVLDPEGEDIITARTQEQNVDYAPFEGIKIKGTIDKVFLRGCLVTDGGRVVKEKQGKFIKRGPHML; translated from the coding sequence ATGAAATACTTATTGAAAAATGGGACATTTGTGTCCGGAGACCAGATGAAGAAAGCCGACGTTCTGATTGAAAATGAGAAAATAGCAAAGACAGGACCGGATCTTAATGATCCGGAGGCCGTTGTTATCGATGTGACCGGGAAACTTTTGTTTCCCGGTTTCATTGACGCTCACACCCATTTTCAGCTGGAAGTCGCAGGGACAGTGACGGCAGATAATTTTGACACAGGGACCAGGGCGGCCATAAAGGGAGGCACTACGACGGTCATTGATTTTGCCACCCAGTATAAAGGCGAAACGCTGGAGAAGGCACTCGAAAACTGGCATATGCGGGCGGACGGCAGAAGTTCCTGTGATTATTCCTTCCACATGGCAATTTCCGACTGGAATGAGCAGACGGCTGAGTCTATGGAGCATATGATGGAAGAAGGGATCACATCGTTTAAACTTTATATGACGTACCAGGACATGATCCTAAATGACCATGATATTTTTATGGCGCTCAGGAAAATGAAAGAGATCGGCGGCATTACAGGCGTCCACTGTGAAAACGCAGGAATGATCGATGCGCTGACAGAAGAGGCGAAAAAGAGAGGGGATTTGGGAGCCGATGCCCATCCGAGGGTAAGGCCTGACGGGGCGGAAGCGGAGGCAGTCAACCGGCTGCTGGCAATCGCAAAAGAGGTGGATATTCCGGTGATCGTCGTCCATCTCACATGCAGGGAGGCGCTCGATGTCATCGAGAGGGCGAGAAACAGCGGACAGACGGTGTTTGCGGAGACCTGCCCCCAGTATCTGCTGCTGGATGAGTCTTTTTATGAGCGCAGAGAAGATGGAAGAAATTATGTCTGTTCCCCGCCTTTAAGGAAGAAGGAACACCAGGAAGTACTCTGGGAAGGACTAAGGACGGGAAAAATTCAGACAGTGTCCACGGATCACTGCAGTTTTACGGTGGAACAGAAGAATATGGGAAAGGATGATTTTACCAGAATTCCAAACGGGATGCCGGGGGTGGAAACCAGAGCCGTTTTACTTTATACTTATGGAGTGGGCTCAGGCAGGCTGACACCCCAGCAGATGTGCCGGTTGCTGTCAGAGAACCCTGCGAAGCTTTACGGACTTTATCCAGAGAAAGGCTGTATCATCGAAGGAAGCGATGCGGATATCGCTGTGCTTGATCCGGAGGGTGAAGATATCATCACTGCCCGGACACAGGAACAGAATGTGGATTATGCCCCGTTTGAGGGGATAAAAATAAAGGGAACCATCGACAAAGTTTTCCTGCGAGGCTGCCTTGTGACCGACGGAGGAAGAGTCGTGAAAGAAAAACAAGGAAAATTTATAAAGAGAGGACCTCATATGTTATGA
- the xdh gene encoding selenium-dependent xanthine dehydrogenase, translating into MFRCTVNKKEYVVEKDQKLIRFLRDELKLKSVKDGCSQGACGTCTVLLDGKAVKACIPMMSKMDGKEILTVEGIPEEEKEVFIYAFGEAGAVQCGFCIPGMVICAKGLLDVNLNPTRKEIAFALRNNICRCTGYKKIMDAVELAARLFREGKKIPKENGQWKVGERVHRLDVREKVLGTGEYTDDIEMEGMLFASAVRSEYARAKVLSVDGSKALAVPGVKAVITAKDIPGNVRTGHLKRDWYVLIPEGTTTKYLGDSIALVVAESEEALVEGKKLVRVEYEELTPVKNPYEAMRDDAPLVHSDGNLLAREYVCRGNAEEAIKNSRHVISKKFHTPWTEHAFLEPECAVAFPYKEDGVKVYSSDQGVYDTQRECYEMLGISPEKVYVENKLVGGGFGGKEDMTVQHHAALATYLLKRPVKVKLTRDESILIHPKRHPMDMEFTMGCDDNGIIQGVKASIISDTGAYASLGGPVLQRACTHAAGPYNYQNFEIEGRAYYTNNPPAGAFRGFGVTQSCFGLEMVLTLMAEKVGISPWEIRYRNAIRPGQELPNGQIVDDSTGLAETLEAVKDVIDEYPDAGIACAMKNAGVGVGIPDTGRCILKVISGKLHIRSGASCIGQGLGTVLVQVVGEETGLSGDDIVYEASNSILAPDSGTTSGSRQTLVTGEAVRRACALYNEAVRGKNITDLEGQEFYGEYLAETDPMGSDKKNPVSHVAYGYATQVCVLNEDGTIKKMVAAHDVGKAINPLSVEGQIEGGVVMSLGFALTEQYPIDEKLKPTAKYGTLGLFRADKVPEVESRIVEKAGLPVACGAIGVGEITSIPTAPAVASAYYKKNGIFEQKLPLKNTPYARKKKS; encoded by the coding sequence ATGTTCCGATGTACGGTCAATAAAAAAGAATATGTTGTGGAAAAGGACCAGAAACTGATCCGTTTTTTGAGAGACGAACTGAAGCTTAAATCTGTCAAAGACGGGTGCAGCCAGGGAGCCTGCGGTACCTGTACGGTGCTGTTGGACGGGAAGGCTGTGAAAGCCTGCATCCCGATGATGTCAAAGATGGACGGCAAAGAGATTCTCACGGTGGAAGGTATTCCCGAGGAGGAAAAAGAGGTTTTCATCTATGCATTCGGGGAGGCGGGGGCCGTCCAGTGCGGTTTTTGTATTCCGGGAATGGTCATCTGCGCCAAGGGTCTCCTGGATGTAAATTTGAATCCGACGAGGAAGGAGATTGCTTTCGCACTCAGGAATAACATCTGCCGCTGCACCGGATATAAAAAGATCATGGATGCGGTGGAACTTGCGGCCAGACTTTTCCGGGAGGGAAAGAAGATTCCGAAGGAGAACGGACAGTGGAAGGTGGGCGAGAGAGTCCATCGGCTGGATGTGAGAGAAAAGGTACTGGGTACCGGGGAGTATACGGATGACATCGAGATGGAAGGCATGCTTTTTGCAAGCGCCGTCCGCTCGGAATATGCCAGGGCAAAGGTGCTGTCCGTCGATGGCTCAAAGGCCCTTGCCGTTCCCGGTGTGAAGGCCGTGATCACGGCAAAGGATATCCCGGGGAATGTCCGGACCGGACATCTGAAACGGGACTGGTATGTGCTGATCCCGGAAGGTACAACGACAAAATATCTGGGAGATTCCATTGCCCTCGTGGTGGCTGAGAGCGAGGAGGCGTTAGTTGAGGGGAAAAAACTGGTGAGGGTCGAATATGAAGAACTCACTCCGGTGAAGAACCCTTACGAAGCCATGAGAGACGATGCGCCCCTCGTGCACAGTGACGGCAACCTCCTGGCAAGAGAATACGTATGCCGGGGGAATGCAGAGGAAGCCATTAAAAATTCCAGACATGTGATCAGCAAAAAGTTTCATACTCCGTGGACAGAACATGCATTTCTGGAACCGGAGTGCGCAGTGGCTTTTCCATATAAAGAAGACGGAGTGAAAGTTTACTCCTCGGATCAGGGAGTGTATGATACCCAGAGGGAATGCTATGAAATGCTCGGCATTTCGCCGGAAAAGGTGTATGTGGAAAATAAGCTGGTGGGCGGCGGCTTCGGCGGAAAAGAAGATATGACGGTCCAGCACCATGCGGCATTGGCTACCTACCTTTTAAAAAGACCCGTGAAGGTGAAACTAACCAGAGACGAGAGCATCCTGATCCATCCGAAGCGTCACCCTATGGATATGGAATTTACCATGGGATGTGACGATAATGGAATCATTCAGGGAGTGAAGGCAAGTATCATCTCTGACACCGGAGCCTATGCGTCCCTCGGGGGACCCGTGCTTCAGAGGGCCTGTACCCATGCGGCAGGTCCGTACAATTACCAGAATTTTGAGATCGAAGGCCGGGCGTACTATACAAACAATCCACCGGCAGGCGCGTTCCGGGGGTTTGGCGTGACCCAGAGCTGTTTCGGGCTGGAGATGGTTCTGACACTGATGGCGGAGAAAGTGGGAATCTCTCCGTGGGAGATCCGCTACCGCAACGCCATACGGCCAGGACAGGAACTTCCCAACGGACAGATTGTGGATGACTCCACAGGACTGGCAGAGACATTAGAGGCAGTAAAAGACGTTATCGACGAGTATCCGGACGCAGGCATCGCCTGTGCCATGAAGAACGCCGGAGTCGGCGTGGGCATCCCGGACACCGGACGATGTATTTTGAAGGTGATCAGTGGGAAACTTCATATAAGAAGCGGTGCATCTTGTATCGGACAGGGACTTGGGACTGTTTTGGTCCAGGTAGTCGGAGAAGAGACCGGACTGTCCGGAGATGATATCGTCTATGAGGCTTCCAACTCCATCCTGGCTCCCGATTCCGGGACGACTTCCGGTTCCAGGCAGACGCTGGTCACCGGTGAGGCGGTAAGGAGGGCATGCGCTCTCTACAACGAAGCGGTCAGGGGAAAGAACATCACGGATCTGGAGGGACAGGAATTCTATGGGGAATATCTGGCAGAGACCGATCCGATGGGAAGCGATAAGAAAAATCCGGTGTCCCACGTGGCTTACGGATATGCCACTCAGGTCTGTGTGCTGAATGAGGACGGAACGATCAAAAAGATGGTGGCGGCCCATGATGTGGGGAAAGCCATCAACCCTCTCTCGGTGGAAGGGCAGATCGAAGGCGGTGTGGTGATGTCCCTTGGATTTGCGCTGACCGAACAGTATCCGATCGATGAAAAGCTGAAGCCGACGGCAAAATACGGAACCCTGGGACTTTTCAGGGCAGATAAAGTGCCGGAGGTGGAGAGCCGGATCGTAGAGAAAGCAGGACTTCCGGTTGCATGCGGAGCCATCGGAGTCGGAGAGATCACGTCCATCCCAACGGCACCGGCTGTGGCCTCTGCGTATTATAAAAAGAATGGTATATTTGAGCAGAAACTTCCGCTTAAGAACACACCATATGCAAGAAAAAAGAAATCATGA
- a CDS encoding uracil-xanthine permease family protein → MFDSFKSKTGVKELFLTDGKPPYKQALPLALQHVVAMIVGCVTPAIIVAGIALSRGEISPEDKIVLVQGALIVAAVATLLQLISLKNKVGSGLPVIMGVSFAYLATMQAVVQEFDLATLFGAQLTGGIVAVIVGIFIKRIRSLFPPIVTGTVVFTIGLSLYPVAVGYMAGGTGSKDYGSVKNWAVALITLAVVVGLSHFTKGFLKLSAILIGICVGYVIAVILGMVDFSPVLSASWVQLPRPLHFGIKFEPSSMITMSILFVVNSVQAIGDLTATTQGGLGREPSDRELSGGIIGNGLGSLFGALFGGLPTATFSQNVGIVGTTKVVAKRVFYLASGIILAAGLLPKIASLLTTIPQCVLGGATISVFASIAMTGVKLIAKAGLNNRNTAIVGLGVAVGMGITLAPDSLALFPSWVMMVFGKSAVVLATLITVVLNLIIPQEEEKVRVRRRIPLKFTVKEKNFKNLKSL, encoded by the coding sequence ATGTTTGATAGTTTTAAGAGTAAGACAGGAGTAAAAGAGCTGTTTTTGACCGATGGGAAGCCGCCGTACAAACAGGCGCTCCCTCTGGCGCTGCAGCATGTAGTGGCGATGATCGTGGGATGTGTCACACCGGCCATCATCGTAGCCGGGATCGCATTATCAAGAGGTGAGATATCACCTGAGGATAAGATCGTTCTTGTACAGGGCGCGCTGATCGTCGCTGCGGTGGCGACGCTTTTGCAGCTTATTTCGTTAAAAAACAAAGTGGGGTCCGGCCTGCCTGTCATCATGGGTGTCAGTTTTGCATATCTGGCAACCATGCAGGCGGTAGTCCAGGAATTTGATCTGGCTACACTGTTCGGCGCACAGCTGACCGGAGGAATCGTTGCAGTCATCGTAGGTATTTTTATCAAAAGAATCCGTTCTTTATTTCCGCCGATCGTGACGGGAACGGTAGTATTTACCATCGGGCTTTCCCTATATCCGGTAGCGGTGGGATATATGGCAGGAGGCACCGGATCAAAGGATTACGGCAGTGTTAAGAACTGGGCGGTAGCCCTGATCACGCTGGCGGTAGTCGTGGGACTGAGCCATTTTACGAAAGGATTTTTGAAACTTTCCGCGATCCTGATCGGCATCTGTGTCGGATATGTGATCGCCGTCATTCTCGGAATGGTGGACTTCAGTCCGGTCCTCTCGGCGTCCTGGGTGCAGCTTCCGAGGCCCCTTCATTTCGGGATCAAGTTTGAGCCCTCTTCCATGATTACCATGTCGATCCTGTTTGTCGTGAACTCGGTGCAGGCCATCGGGGATCTGACGGCCACAACACAGGGAGGCCTGGGCAGAGAACCTTCGGACCGGGAACTCTCCGGAGGCATCATCGGAAACGGACTGGGCAGCCTGTTCGGTGCGCTGTTCGGCGGCCTTCCCACAGCTACCTTCAGCCAGAATGTAGGAATCGTGGGAACCACGAAGGTTGTGGCGAAGAGAGTATTTTATCTGGCGTCAGGGATCATTCTGGCAGCAGGACTGCTTCCGAAGATCGCGTCTCTGCTGACCACGATCCCTCAGTGTGTATTGGGAGGGGCGACCATATCTGTATTTGCCTCTATTGCCATGACAGGAGTGAAACTGATAGCAAAAGCAGGGCTTAACAACCGGAATACGGCGATCGTCGGTCTTGGAGTGGCTGTCGGAATGGGCATTACACTGGCTCCGGATTCTCTTGCACTGTTTCCGTCATGGGTCATGATGGTTTTCGGAAAATCAGCGGTTGTACTGGCGACCCTGATCACAGTTGTACTGAACCTGATCATTCCGCAGGAGGAAGAAAAAGTGAGGGTCCGCAGGAGGATTCCTCTGAAATTTACGGTCAAAGAAAAGAATTTCAAGAACCTTAAGTCGCTGTAA